One genomic window of Solanum dulcamara chromosome 12, daSolDulc1.2, whole genome shotgun sequence includes the following:
- the LOC129876168 gene encoding SKP1-like protein 1B, which translates to MIVLKSSDGETFEVDEAVALESQTIKHMIEDDCANTSIPLPNVTSKILAKVIEYCKRHVEVPKAEDKTAEEDLKSFDAEFVKVDQSTLFDLILAANYLNIKSLLDLTCQTVADMIKGKTPEEIRKTFNIKNDFTPEEEEEVRRENAWAFE; encoded by the exons ATGATCGTTTTGAAGAGCTCCGACGGAGAGACCTTTGAGGTCGATGAGGCGGTGGCTTTAGAGTCGCAGACAATTAAGCATATGATCGAAGACGACTGCGCTAACACCAGCATCCCTCTACCTAACGTTACTAGCAAGATCTTAGCCAAGGTCATCGAGTACTGCAAGCGCCATGTCGAGGTTCCTAAGGCTGAAGATAAGACCGCCGAAGAGGATCTCAAGTCTTTCGATGCTGAATTCGTCAAAGTTGATCAGAGCACCCTTTTCGATCTCATACTG GCTGCCAACTATTTGAACATAAAGAGCCTGCTTGATCTGACATGTCAGACTGTGGCAGACATGATCAAAGGGAAGACTCCTGAGGAGATCCGTAAGACATTCAACATTAAGAATGACTTCACTCctgaggaagaggaagaagtcAGGAGGGAGAATGCCTGGGCATTTGAGTGA